The following are encoded together in the Equus quagga isolate Etosha38 chromosome 15, UCLA_HA_Equagga_1.0, whole genome shotgun sequence genome:
- the LOC124226305 gene encoding olfactory receptor 1F12 → MEKENQTSVSEFLLLGFSSWPEQQAHLFALFLCLYLTGLFGNLLILLTISSDHRLHTPMYFFLANLSFVDLCLPSATVPKILLNIQTQTQSISYPGCLAQMYFCMMFANMDNFLLTVMAYDRYVAICHPLYYSTIMTQHLCASLVTAPWVIAILNPLLHTLMITRLHFCSNNVIHHFFCDINSLLPLSCSDTSLNQVMVLAVVGLIFVVPSGCILASYSLIISAVMKIPSAQGKCKAFSTCGSHLALVILFYGAITGVYMSPSSNHSTEKDSAASVIFMVAAPMLNPFIYSLRNNELKGALKKALGQSKIFSR, encoded by the coding sequence atggaaaaggaaaaccaaaccaGTGTCTCTGAATTTCTCCTTCTGGGCTTCTCGAGTTGGCCAGAGCAGCAGGCACACCTTTTTGCACTTTTCTTATGTCTTTACTTAACAGGTCTGTTTGgaaacttactcatcttgctGACCATCAGCTCAGATCATCgtctccacacacccatgtatttcttccttgcCAATCTGTCCTTTGTAGACCTGTGCCTTCCTTCAGCTACAGTTCCCAAGATACTACTGAACATCCAAACACAGACTCAGTCCATCTCCTATCCTGGCTGCCTGGCTCAGATGTATTTCTGTATGATGTTTGCCAACATGGACAATTTCCTTCTCACAGTGATGGCATATGACCGTtatgtggccatctgtcaccCTTTGTATTACTCCACCATCATGACCCAACACCTCTGTGCCTCTCTGGTGACTGCACCTTGGGTCATTGCCATTTTGAACCCCCTCTTGCACACCCTTATGATAACCCGTCTGCACTTCTGCTCTAACAATGTCAtccatcatttcttctgtgatatcaactctctcctccctctatCTTGTTCTGACACAAGTCTTAATCAGGTCATGGTTCTGGCTGTGGTGGGGCTAATCTTTGTGGTACCTTCAGGGTGTATCCTAGCATCCTATAGCCTCATCATCTCTGCTGTGATGAAAATCCCTTCTGCCCAAGGAAAATGCAAGGCTTTCTCCACCTGTGGATCTCACCTTGCCTTGGTCATTCTTTTCTATGGAGCAATCACAGGGGTCTATATGAGCCCCTCATCCAACCATTCAACTGAAAAAGACTCAGCTGCGTCAGTGATTTTCATGGTCGCAGCCCCTATGTTGAACCCCTTCATTTACAGTCTAAGGAACAATGAGCTGAAGGGGGCTTTAAAGAAGGCTCTAGGCCAGAGCAAAATCTTCTCCCGGTGA